DNA from Rhizobacter sp. J219:
AGATGCAGCAGATGCTGCGCAGCGTGCGCGACCGCGACAGCACGCTCGAAGGCCGCCGCATCCTGGTGGTGGAAGACGACGTGCGCAACGTCTTCGCCCTCACGAGCGTGCTGGAGCCGCGCGGCGCGAGCGTCGTGCTCGCCCGCAACGGCCGCGAGGCGCTCGACGTGCTGGCCAAGAGCCGCGAGCCGCAACAGGCGCAGATCGACCTCGTGCTGATGGACATCATGATGCCGGAGATGGACGGCCTGACCGCCATGCGCGAGATCCGCAAGGACGCCACGTGGCGCCGCCTGCCCATCATCGCGCTCACCGCCAAGGCCATGCGCGACGACCAGGAGCGCTGCCTCGCAGCCGGCGCCAACGACTACATCGCCAAGCCGCTCGACGTGGAAAAGCTCCTGTCGCTGGTGCGGGTGTGGATGCCCAAGTGAACCGCACCGAGCCCATTCACCATGCCCACCAGCCGGGACCAGGACATCGAGCTTCGCCTGCTCATCGACGCGATCTTCCACAAGTACCACTACGACTTTCGCGGCTACGCCACCGCCTCGCTCAAGCGCCGCATGGCCAGCGCGATGGTGCGCTTCGGGTGCAGCTCGCTGTCGCAGCTGCAGGACAAGCTGCTTCGCGACCCGGCCATCTTCCCGTCGCTGCTCGACTACCTCACGGTTCAGGTGAGCGAGATGTTTCGCGACCCAAGCTACTACAAGGCCTTGCGCGACGAGGTGGTGCCGCTCTTGCGCACCTACCCCTCGCTCAAGGTCTGGGTGGCCGGCTGCAGCGCGGGCGAAGAGGCGTACTCGCTGGCCATCCTGCTGCGCGAGGAAGGCCTGCTCGACCGCACGCTGATCTACGCGACCGACATCAACACCGATGCCCTGAAACGCGCCGAGGCCGGCGTCTACCCGCTGGAGCAGATTGCGCTGTACACGCAGAACCACCAGAAGAGCGGCGGGCACTCGTCGCTGTCGGATCACTACACCGCGGCCTATGGGCGGGCGGTGTTCGACAAATCGCTGCGCAAGCGCATGGTGTTCTCGGACCACAGCCTCGCGACCGACAGCGTGTTCGCCGAGGTGCACCTGGTGTCGTGCCGCAACGTGCTGATCTACTTCGACCGCCAGCTGCAGGACCGCGCGCTCGGCCTCTTCAGCGAGGCCCTGTGCCGCAAGGGCTTCCTCGGCATCGGCAGCAAGGAGTCGCTGCGCTTTTCGGTCCATCGCGAGGCGTTCGACGACTTCGTGCCGCAAGAGCGCATCTTCCAGCGCAGGAGCGAGACATGAGTGCACCGTCTTCGCGCCGGATCGATGCCGTCGTGATCGGCGGCTCCGCGGGCGGCGTGGATGCGCTTGCCGTGCTCCTGCCCGCTCTGCCGCCCGGCCTGCCGGCGCCGGTCATCGTGGTCCTGCACCTGCCGCGCGAGAAGCCGAGCCTGTTGGTCGAGATCTTTTCGCGCCGGTGCGCGCTCGCCGTTCAGGAAGCGCAGGACAAGGCGCCCATCGAACCGGGCACGGTGTACTTTGCGCCGGCCGACTACCACCTGCTCATCGACCAGGGCCCGAGCTTCGCGCTCTCGGTCGACGAGCCCGTGCACTATTCGCGCCCCTCGATCGACGTGCTCTTCGAAACCGCCGCCGATGTCTACGGCGAGCACCTGCTGGCGGTCGTGCTCACCGGCGCCAGCCAGGACGGCGCCGCCGGCCTGGCCGCCGTACACCGCGCTGGCGGCATCACCGTCGTGCAACAACCGCAGGAAGCTCTGTCGCCCTACATGCCCGAGTCGGCCCTGCGCGCGAGCCCTGTGGACCACGTGCTGACGCTTGCCGGCATCGCCCAACTGATCGGCAGCCTTGCCGTGCCTTCTGCATGAACCTGGACAACCGCCACCCCGCCCCCCGCCCCAAGGTCAAGTGCCTGCTCGTCGACGACCTGGCGGAAAACCTGCACGCCCTCTCGGCCCTGCTGGCCGACGACGAGGTCGAGCTGCTGCAGGCCCGCTCGGGGACCGAGGCGCTCGAGATCCTGCTGGTGCACGAGGTGGCGCTCGCGCTCATCGACGTGCAGATGCCCGAGATGGACGGCTTCCAGCTCGCCGAGATGATGCGTGGCGTGCAGCGCACGCGCGACGTGCCGATCATCTTCGTCACCGCCGGCAGCAGCGACCGGCACCGCCAGTTCCAGGGCTACGAGAGCGGCGCGGTCGACTTCCTCTTCAAGCCCATCGAGCCTCACATCCTCAAGAGCAAGGCCGAGGTCTTCTTCCAGCTCTGGCGCCAGAAGCAGCAGCTCGCCTGGGAGCTGCAGGAGCGCACCAACTCGCTGCGCATCCAGGAGATGTTCACCGCGGTGCTGAGCCACGACCTGCGCAGCCCGCTGTCGGCCATCCAGCTGTCGGCCAAGATCCTGGAGAAGCGCGACGACCCCGACGCCCAGGCGATCGGCGGGCGCATCGCGCGCAGCGCCAAGTGGATGGGCCGCATGATCGAAGACCTGCTCGATGTGACGCGGGTGCGGCTGGGGCACGGCATTCCCATTACCCGCGCGCAGGTCGACCTGGTGCCGCTCGTGCAATCGGTCATCCAGGAACGACAGGTGCTTCACCCCGAGCGGCAGGTACAGCTGGAGCCCGAGGGCAACCTGGTCGGCAACTGGGACGCCGATCGTCTGGTGCAGGTGGCCTCAAACCTGGTCGGCAACGCCATGCGGCATGGCACCGGCGACGCGGTCACCGTGAGGCTCGATGGACGACGACCCGACCACGTGGTCTTGTCGGTGATGAACGAAGGCAACATTCCTGCCGAACTGCTGCCCACGATCTTCGACCCGTTCCGGCGCGGCCAGCGGCAGAGCACCCGCACCGAGGGACTCGGGCTCGGGCTCTACATCGTGCAGCAGGTCGTGCACGCGCACGGGGGTCGATCCAGGTGGCGTCGGAGCCCGGGCGCCCGACCCGCTTCGACGTGAGCCTGCCCCGAGGCTGAGGCCTCAACCCGCGGCGAGCGCCTCGCTGCGCGCCAGGCGCTCGGCCACGATGGCCAGCACCTGCGGATTCCAGGGCAGGCCCATGTGGCTGCCCTCGACCTCGACGTTTTCTCCGCCGTCGCAGTCGCCGTCGAGCAGGCAGCTCTCCCAGGCCACCACACCATCGGTGCGCGAGTAGATCGAGGTGGTGGGCACAGGCGGCGCGGCGCGCAGGCGCGCGGCGAGCTGATCGTCGACGAAGGGCGGCTTGCCGCTCACCAGCCGGTACAGCCAGCCCACGTTGGTTTCATCGCCGTGCGAGAGCAGCGGCGTGCCGAGCGTGATCACGCGCCGCACCAGCGGCTGCTGAAGCTTGGCGATCTCGCGTGCATAGATGCCACCCAGGCTCCAGCCGACCAGGCTCACCTTGCGGTTGTGCAGCGTCGCCACGCCACGCACGTGCGTCGCGAGGTTGTTGAGCCACTCGTCGATGTCGCCTTTGGGGCCGGTGTTGAAGCCCTGCTCCCAGTCATAGACCGCATAGCCCAGCGCCTCGCAGCAGTTGCGCAGCGGCACCAGCGAACGTTTGTCGGCCGCAAGGCCGGGAAAGATGATCACGGGATGGCCGTCACCTTCGGGCAGGACCTCCCGGTTCATCAGGTGCATGCCGGCGTATTCGATCACCGCGCGAAACGGTTCCACTCCCAGCAAGGCCAACGAAGGGGCAACCGCGTGGGGGGCAGCCATCATCTTGTTCATGTGCTTCGTCCTTTCGAGAGAGTGATCTGTGCTGCAGCGCATGATGAGCCAGACAGCGCGTCTCGCCCATCGGCAGCGCAGACCATTCGCATGTGCGAATTCGCCTACGCAGTCTTCCCGACGGTTGGCGCTTCATCCACCCGCACTCGCGGGGCGCACACCGGCACCCCCCACACATGAAGGAGAGCCGCCACACGCCGCGAGATGCGGCAAAGTTTGCGGGCGGGCGCAAAGCACGGCGGGCCGACCGGGCGCTAGCGGTCGGGCTGCGAGGGCGTGGAGATCTCGCGCAGCGCTTCGTCGGCCTGCACCGTGTGGTGCGTGGCCAGGTCACCGAGCGAGACGATGCCCACCAGCTCGCGCCGCGCATTGAGCACCGGCAGCCGCCGCACCTGCATGTCGCTCATGTGGTGCACCGCGGTCGCGGTGCTGTCGTCTTCGTTGACCCAGCGCACGTGCTCGCTCATCACGTCGGACACGCAGGTGTCCGACGGGCCCTGGCCGGCCGCCACCGCACGCACCGTGATGTCGCGGTCGGTGATCATGCCCAGAAGCTCCTTGCCGCTGCACACCGGCAAGGCGCCCACGTTGGCTCGTCCATCAGCTGCGCGGCGCGCTGCAGCGACTCCTCCGGCGCAATCACTTCGACGTTGCGCGTCATCACCTCTGAAACGGTCTGCATGGCCACTCTCCTTTTCGGACGTTGAACGCTCAAGGCGCGGCAACCCGCATTCCTCTGCGGCGGAACGCGCCTTGCCATAGGGTCTTCAAGCTTGCCGAACCCGGAGACCTGCATGCACGAGACCCTGCGCATCGCGCTCATCAGCGCACACGCCTCGCCGCTGGCCACGCTGGGCGGCGCAGACGCCCACCGGGCGCGCTCGATGTTCACCTGGGAGCAGGTCACGCAGCAGCTCGTCGAGGTCTATCGGACCGTGTGCCGGCTGCAGGCGCTCGACCTGCCCGAGCCCGCCGGGCGACAGCTGCACGGGGCCACGAGCGAGCGGGCGTTCGCGCCATGATCCTCGGCCTGGAAGACACCCGGTCTCCCGAGCCGCCGCGCTCGCCAGCCGTGTTCATCGGAAAGGACGGCACGCTGGTCGAAAACCTGCCCTACAACGCCGACCCGTCGCGCATGCGTTTCTCGCCGCATGCCTTCGAGGCCCTGCGCCAGCTCGCCACGGCCGGCTTCAAGCTCGTGGTCGTGACCAACCAGCCGGGCATCGCCTTCCATTTCTTCGACCGTGCCGCGCTTACGCGATTGCAGCGCGCCATGGAAGCACGGCTCGCAGACGAAGGCATCACCCTCGCCGGCTTCTACGCCTGCCCGCACGCCCCCGCAGCGCCGCGCATGGCAGGCTGCCTGTGCCGCAAGCCCGCACCGGGACTGCTGCACCAGGCTGCGCAGGCCCAGCACCTCGACCTCGGGCGGTCGTGGATGGTGGGCGACATGCTCGACGACATCGAAGCCGGCCAGCGCGCCGGCTGCCGCACGGTGCTGCTCGACGTGGGCAACGAGACGGTGTGGCGCCTGTCACCGTTGCGCACGCCGCATGCGCGCTGCCAAGACCTGCTGCGGGCGGCGCAACACATCCTCGCCGCCGCGCCCGCTTCCGCCACCCCGCCGACTCTCATCCAGGAGACCCCATGAGCCCCGCTTCAGCCGTGCACCCGAACAGCCGCTGGACGGCCTGGCATGCGGCGCGCAACGTCCTCGTCGTGCGCCTCGACAACCTTGGCGATGTGCTGATGAGCACGCCCGCCATCCAGGCCATCCGCCAGAGCTCGCCACAGGCCCGCATCACGCTGCTCGGCTCGCGCTCGGGCAGCGCGCTCGCGCGCCACGTGCCGGCGATCGACGAGGTCATCGCGTACGACGCGCCGTGGGTGAAAGGCGCGTCGCACGGCGACCTGACCGACCGGCGGCTCCTGACCACCCTGCGGCGCGGCCATTTCGACGCCGCGATCATCTTCAGCGGCTGCACGCAAAGCGCGCTGCCGGCGGCGATGATGTGCCGGCTGGCCGGCATCCCGCTGCGGCTCGCGCACTGCCGCGAAAACCCATACGACCTGCTGACCGACTGGGTGCCCGACCGCGACGAGTGCCGCGAAGGCATGCGCCATGAAGTGGCCCGCCAGCTCGACCTGGTGCGCGCGGTCGGCTTCCACACGGCCAACGAGCGGCTCGTGTTCCGCTACGCCGCGACCGACGTGCTCAACATGCGGCGCAAGTTCATCGCCGCCGGGGGCGACCTGGACCGGCCCTACATCGTGGTGCACCCCGGAGCCACCGCCGCCTCGCGCCGCTACCCGGCCGAGCGTTTCGGCATCGCGGCCGAAGGCATCCGCCGCGACACCGGCTGCCAGGTTGTCTACAGCGGCGGTCACGACGAGCAGGCGGTGGTGGCGACGGCCCAGGCCGAGATGTCGGGGCCGTCGGTCTCGCTCGCCGGCCAGCTGACGCTCGGCGAGCTGGCCGCACTCATTGCAGGCGCCGAGGTCACGCTGTGCAACAACAGCGGGCCGGCGCACATCGCTGCCGCGGTCGAGACGCCGGTGGTGGTGCTGTACGCGCTGACCCATTCGCAGCACACGCCGTGGCGCGCCAAGGCGCATGTGCTCAACCACGACGTGCCCTGCCGCGACTGCCTGAGGAGCCACTGCCCGCAAGGCCACCACGACTGCCTGCTGAAGGTCCAGCCCGACGAGGTGGTCGAGGCCGCGCTTGACCTGATCGAGGCGCCGCCGCCGGTGTGGGCACCCCCGCGGCCGCTGCACGCGACGAGCGCGCTGGCCGCCTTCGGATGATCGGCCTCGGCGCTGCGTGCGCCGGCCGCGAGCCGGCTCAGGCGGCGTACTGAATCCCGGCGTCGCGCACGCGCTGGTCGATCAAGCGGTTCAGCTCGCTCGTCAGCTGGCGGCGCACCGGCCCGCGCGCCGAGTGCCACACACACAGTTCGAAATGCAGCGAGGCCGCCGCCAGCGTGGGACGCAGCACCTCGGGCCCCGGCTCCTTCAGCACCTCGGGATGCTGTCGGGCGGCTTCCAGCATGATCTTCTCCATCAACGCCGGGTCGCTGCCGAGGGCCACGTGGACGGGAATGCGCAGGCGGATCGGCGCCTCGGCATAGACGAGGTTGGTCACCTGGTCGGTGATGAACTTCTGGTTGGGCACGAGGATGGCGATGTTGTCGTGCGTGACGATGGTGGTACGCCGGGCACCGATCTCGCGCACCGTGCCTTCGATGGTCGCCGTCTCCACGCGATCGCCCACCTTGATGGGCCGCTCGACCATGATGATCACGCCGCTCACGAAGTTGCTGAAGACGTTCTGCAAGCCGAAGCCCACGCCCACGCCGAGCGCGCCGGCCACCACGCTGAGCGCGGTGAGGTTGATGCCCGCGTTTTGCAGGATGAGCATGAAGCCGACGATGAGCACCAGGTAGCGCAGCATCGAGCCGAAGGCCTGGCGGGTGCCTTCGTCGAGCTGCGTGTGGGTGAGCGCACGGCGGATCAGCCAGTTGCGCAAGGCGCCGGCGACCCAGAAGAGGCCGATCAGGAAGACCGAGACCTTCACCAGTGACGAGACGGTGAAACTCGCGTCGCCGAGCGTGAAGAGCTCGATGTCGTAGTCGCGCCAGGCGGCGAGCCAGTCGGGTGTTCGCATGTCAGGCCTGGCGCTGCGCGGGCTTGGGGCGTGCGTCGCGCCAACGGATCACGGTGACGGCGCCGTCGCCTTCCATGAAGGCCTTGCGGACCTGAGCGAGATCGTCAACGCCATGCTCGCGCAGCTTGGCCATCAGGTCGTCGACCGTCATCATCTCGCGGCGCAGGTTCTGCCTCACGATGCGGCCCGAGCGCACCAGTAGCAGCGGCGGCGGCTCGGCCACGCGGCGCACCCACTCGAAGCGGTAGGCGCCCCAGTCGAGCAGGTAGTTCCAGGCAACGATCGTCGAGATGAGGATCACCCCGTCGGTCACCGACTCGTAGCCGCCGGACATCGCGTTCTGCGCCGCATCGGCGATCAGCACCAGCACCAGCACGTCGGCCAGGCCGACCGACCCCACGTCGCGGTGCATCACGAAGCGGAAGATCGCAAACAGGAACCAGAAGATCAGCGTGCCGCGGGCGATCAGCTCCCAGGGCGAGACGGACAGCCGGAAGAGTTCCTCCAAGGCCCGGGCCTCCTTCAGCGGCCCACGGCTTTTTCGAGCTGTGCCTTGGTCATGCTCGAACGGCCCTTGATGCCACGGCTCTTCGCCTCGTTGTAGAGCTGGTCGTAGGTGCGACCGCCCTCGCCGCTGTGCGAGCGTTTGCCGCCGCGGTGCCCGGACGACACGTCGTCGATCGAGCTGCGGCTCACTTCTTTCGCCTCGCCGTGGCGGGCGCGCTCCTTGTTGACGGTGCGTGCGGCGATCTCTTCGGCGAGCTTCTCGCCCTTGCCGCGGGACTTGAGGCTGTCCTTGATGTGCGCGTACTGGCGCTCGCGCTTGTCGCTCCAACGGTTCTCTGGCATGGCGTGCTCCTCACATCTGCTTGGGGATGGTCTTGCCCTCGGAGTTGCCGCCCAGCCCGCCGGGCTTGACCGGGCTGGCGATCACGCCACAGGCAATGCGGCGGCCGCTGTTGCCCGAAGGCTGCGTCATGTAGTCGTCAGGGTCGGCATGCACGACCAGCGCCTTGCCGATCAGGTCGGTGGCACCGGCACCGAGCAGCGTGCCCTTCACCTCGAAACTCGTCGCGGCCATGCCGCCTGCATCAGCCTTCAGCGATGGCAGGTCACCGGCGTGGTGCTCGGCATGCTGCGGGCCGTGCGGCTTGGCTTGCGGGTTGAGGTGCTCGCCGGCACTGCTGGCATCGGGCGCCGAACAATCGCCTTTCTCGTGGACGTGGAAACCGTGCTCACGGCCCGGCACCAGACCCGACACGCGCGCCCTCAGCACCACGCGGTCGCCTTCCTGCACAAGGCGCACGATGCCGTTGGCCTTCTCGCCCTGCGTCGGGTTGAGCATGGCCACCGCGGTGGGCGGCTGGGGCTTGCTGGCACACGCGGCCGTGAGCGCGGCCGCAAGGCACGGAGCCAGCAGGCGGATGGACAGACGATGCAGCATGGCAACCTTCGCAAGAAGACGACGAGCTGCGATGGTCGCGCGCCGCTCTTGCTCGGGCTGTAGGACGACACCGAAACCCGGCGTCAGCCCGCGGCACCGCCGCTCAACCCTGGCGTTGCAGGTGTACCAGCAAGCCTTCGACCGGCACCCGCTGGTCTTCGCGCACCGTCTCGCGTGCCATGCGCAGCGGCTCGAAGCCGTGCCGCTCGGCCAGCGTGCGCAGGTAGCTCTCGT
Protein-coding regions in this window:
- a CDS encoding protein-glutamate O-methyltransferase CheR, giving the protein MPTSRDQDIELRLLIDAIFHKYHYDFRGYATASLKRRMASAMVRFGCSSLSQLQDKLLRDPAIFPSLLDYLTVQVSEMFRDPSYYKALRDEVVPLLRTYPSLKVWVAGCSAGEEAYSLAILLREEGLLDRTLIYATDINTDALKRAEAGVYPLEQIALYTQNHQKSGGHSSLSDHYTAAYGRAVFDKSLRKRMVFSDHSLATDSVFAEVHLVSCRNVLIYFDRQLQDRALGLFSEALCRKGFLGIGSKESLRFSVHREAFDDFVPQERIFQRRSET
- a CDS encoding chemotaxis protein CheB, whose product is MSAPSSRRIDAVVIGGSAGGVDALAVLLPALPPGLPAPVIVVLHLPREKPSLLVEIFSRRCALAVQEAQDKAPIEPGTVYFAPADYHLLIDQGPSFALSVDEPVHYSRPSIDVLFETAADVYGEHLLAVVLTGASQDGAAGLAAVHRAGGITVVQQPQEALSPYMPESALRASPVDHVLTLAGIAQLIGSLAVPSA
- a CDS encoding hybrid sensor histidine kinase/response regulator, whose protein sequence is MNLDNRHPAPRPKVKCLLVDDLAENLHALSALLADDEVELLQARSGTEALEILLVHEVALALIDVQMPEMDGFQLAEMMRGVQRTRDVPIIFVTAGSSDRHRQFQGYESGAVDFLFKPIEPHILKSKAEVFFQLWRQKQQLAWELQERTNSLRIQEMFTAVLSHDLRSPLSAIQLSAKILEKRDDPDAQAIGGRIARSAKWMGRMIEDLLDVTRVRLGHGIPITRAQVDLVPLVQSVIQERQVLHPERQVQLEPEGNLVGNWDADRLVQVASNLVGNAMRHGTGDAVTVRLDGRRPDHVVLSVMNEGNIPAELLPTIFDPFRRGQRQSTRTEGLGLGLYIVQQVVHAHGGRSRWRRSPGARPAST
- a CDS encoding triacylglycerol lipase, whose translation is MNKMMAAPHAVAPSLALLGVEPFRAVIEYAGMHLMNREVLPEGDGHPVIIFPGLAADKRSLVPLRNCCEALGYAVYDWEQGFNTGPKGDIDEWLNNLATHVRGVATLHNRKVSLVGWSLGGIYAREIAKLQQPLVRRVITLGTPLLSHGDETNVGWLYRLVSGKPPFVDDQLAARLRAAPPVPTTSIYSRTDGVVAWESCLLDGDCDGGENVEVEGSHMGLPWNPQVLAIVAERLARSEALAAG
- a CDS encoding CBS domain-containing protein yields the protein MGALPVCSGKELLGMITDRDITVRAVAAGQGPSDTCVSDVMSEHVRWVNEDDSTATAVHHMSDMQVRRLPVLNARRELVGIVSLGDLATHHTVQADEALREISTPSQPDR
- a CDS encoding HAD family hydrolase produces the protein MILGLEDTRSPEPPRSPAVFIGKDGTLVENLPYNADPSRMRFSPHAFEALRQLATAGFKLVVVTNQPGIAFHFFDRAALTRLQRAMEARLADEGITLAGFYACPHAPAAPRMAGCLCRKPAPGLLHQAAQAQHLDLGRSWMVGDMLDDIEAGQRAGCRTVLLDVGNETVWRLSPLRTPHARCQDLLRAAQHILAAAPASATPPTLIQETP
- the waaF gene encoding lipopolysaccharide heptosyltransferase II, which produces MSPASAVHPNSRWTAWHAARNVLVVRLDNLGDVLMSTPAIQAIRQSSPQARITLLGSRSGSALARHVPAIDEVIAYDAPWVKGASHGDLTDRRLLTTLRRGHFDAAIIFSGCTQSALPAAMMCRLAGIPLRLAHCRENPYDLLTDWVPDRDECREGMRHEVARQLDLVRAVGFHTANERLVFRYAATDVLNMRRKFIAAGGDLDRPYIVVHPGATAASRRYPAERFGIAAEGIRRDTGCQVVYSGGHDEQAVVATAQAEMSGPSVSLAGQLTLGELAALIAGAEVTLCNNSGPAHIAAAVETPVVVLYALTHSQHTPWRAKAHVLNHDVPCRDCLRSHCPQGHHDCLLKVQPDEVVEAALDLIEAPPPVWAPPRPLHATSALAAFG
- a CDS encoding mechanosensitive ion channel family protein, which produces MRTPDWLAAWRDYDIELFTLGDASFTVSSLVKVSVFLIGLFWVAGALRNWLIRRALTHTQLDEGTRQAFGSMLRYLVLIVGFMLILQNAGINLTALSVVAGALGVGVGFGLQNVFSNFVSGVIIMVERPIKVGDRVETATIEGTVREIGARRTTIVTHDNIAILVPNQKFITDQVTNLVYAEAPIRLRIPVHVALGSDPALMEKIMLEAARQHPEVLKEPGPEVLRPTLAAASLHFELCVWHSARGPVRRQLTSELNRLIDQRVRDAGIQYAA
- a CDS encoding DUF421 domain-containing protein, with protein sequence MEELFRLSVSPWELIARGTLIFWFLFAIFRFVMHRDVGSVGLADVLVLVLIADAAQNAMSGGYESVTDGVILISTIVAWNYLLDWGAYRFEWVRRVAEPPPLLLVRSGRIVRQNLRREMMTVDDLMAKLREHGVDDLAQVRKAFMEGDGAVTVIRWRDARPKPAQRQA
- a CDS encoding plasmid stabilization protein; translation: MPENRWSDKRERQYAHIKDSLKSRGKGEKLAEEIAARTVNKERARHGEAKEVSRSSIDDVSSGHRGGKRSHSGEGGRTYDQLYNEAKSRGIKGRSSMTKAQLEKAVGR
- a CDS encoding superoxide dismutase family protein; translation: MLHRLSIRLLAPCLAAALTAACASKPQPPTAVAMLNPTQGEKANGIVRLVQEGDRVVLRARVSGLVPGREHGFHVHEKGDCSAPDASSAGEHLNPQAKPHGPQHAEHHAGDLPSLKADAGGMAATSFEVKGTLLGAGATDLIGKALVVHADPDDYMTQPSGNSGRRIACGVIASPVKPGGLGGNSEGKTIPKQM